One part of the Streptomyces lydicus genome encodes these proteins:
- a CDS encoding sugar ABC transporter permease, which produces MPLRRNRPGDDDGRPSSGRGAANPLQVLRRRFHSGELGSVPVVLGLLVVWIIFESLNPAFLSPRNLSSLSVDIVGIGMISTGVVFVLLLGEIDLSVGSVSGLAAAAFAVLNVNEGVPEVLALLLAVLAGTAVGAVHGFFFAKVGVPAFVVTLAGLLGWNGLMLYLLGSSGTINLDDKGLLAMLTGFYFSHVAAAYGLAALGTAGYFLVAYQDVRRRRAAGVPARPLSEIILRTGVLAVISLASAYVLNQFQGLPLALLIFLVFLVGLDQVLVRTRYGRMLFALGGSVEAARRTGLNVDLVRISVFMVSGTMAAIGGLFLASRVTSATQTSGSGNLLMDAIAAAVIGGTSLFGGRGRTWSALLGVLVIQSIASGVALLGVQTAVQYMITGGVLLVAVTIDSLSRRAQRAHGRV; this is translated from the coding sequence CTGCCGCTGCGCCGGAACCGGCCGGGTGACGACGACGGCCGTCCGTCGTCCGGGCGCGGCGCGGCCAACCCCCTTCAGGTCCTCCGGCGCAGGTTCCACAGCGGTGAGCTGGGCTCGGTCCCGGTGGTGCTGGGCCTGCTGGTGGTGTGGATCATCTTCGAGAGCCTCAACCCGGCGTTCCTCTCGCCGCGCAACCTGTCCAGCCTGAGCGTGGACATCGTGGGGATCGGCATGATCTCGACGGGTGTGGTCTTCGTGCTGCTGCTCGGCGAGATCGATCTGTCGGTGGGCTCGGTGAGCGGCCTGGCGGCGGCCGCGTTCGCGGTGCTGAACGTGAACGAGGGCGTACCGGAGGTCCTCGCGCTGCTGCTGGCGGTGCTGGCCGGCACCGCGGTCGGCGCCGTCCACGGGTTCTTCTTCGCCAAGGTCGGGGTGCCCGCCTTCGTGGTGACGCTGGCGGGTCTGCTGGGCTGGAACGGGCTGATGCTCTACCTCCTGGGTTCCAGCGGCACCATCAACCTCGACGACAAGGGCCTGCTCGCCATGCTGACCGGCTTCTACTTCTCCCACGTCGCCGCCGCGTACGGCCTGGCGGCGCTGGGCACCGCCGGCTACTTCCTGGTCGCCTACCAGGACGTACGCCGCCGCCGGGCCGCCGGCGTGCCGGCCAGGCCGCTGAGCGAGATCATCCTGCGCACGGGCGTGCTGGCGGTGATCTCGCTGGCCTCGGCCTACGTGCTCAACCAGTTCCAGGGCCTGCCGCTGGCCCTGCTGATCTTCCTGGTCTTCCTGGTCGGCCTCGACCAGGTGCTGGTCCGTACCCGCTACGGGCGGATGCTCTTCGCGCTCGGCGGCAGCGTCGAGGCCGCCCGCCGCACCGGCCTCAACGTGGACCTGGTGCGGATCTCGGTGTTCATGGTGTCGGGCACGATGGCCGCGATCGGCGGCCTGTTCCTGGCCTCCCGGGTCACCTCGGCCACCCAGACCTCGGGGTCGGGCAACCTGCTGATGGACGCCATCGCCGCCGCGGTCATCGGCGGCACCAGCCTCTTCGGCGGCCGGGGCCGGACCTGGTCCGCGCTGCTCGGTGTCCTGGTCATCCAGTCGATCGCCTCCGGCGTGGCGCTGCTGGGCGTCCAGACCGCCGTCCAGTACATGATCACCGGTGGGGTGCTGCTGGTCGCGGTGACCATCGACTCGCTGTCCCGGCGCGCCCAGCGGGCGCACGGACGCGTCTGA
- a CDS encoding ATP-binding cassette domain-containing protein, which produces MTAPPLLALRGVFKRYGAVQALADVDLEVRAGQVVALVGDNGAGKSTLIKVIAGVDPADAGVIEWDGRPVHIGRPHDAQDLGIATVYQDLALCDNLDVVGNLFLGRETVRAGLLDEVEMERRTLELLDTLSIRMPSVRMPVASLSGGQRQTVAIARSMLGEPRLVLLDEPTASLGIEQTAQVLDLVDQLRERGLGVLLISHNMGDVKAVADWTAVLRLGRNNGFFDVMTTSHEQIISSITGATDNAVTRRAAPGWEVDR; this is translated from the coding sequence ATGACAGCACCGCCGCTCCTGGCGCTGCGCGGAGTCTTCAAACGGTACGGCGCCGTCCAGGCCCTCGCGGACGTCGACCTGGAGGTGCGGGCCGGGCAGGTCGTCGCGCTCGTGGGGGACAACGGCGCGGGCAAGTCCACCCTGATCAAGGTGATCGCGGGGGTCGACCCGGCCGATGCGGGCGTCATCGAGTGGGACGGCCGGCCGGTGCACATCGGCCGGCCGCACGACGCCCAGGACCTGGGAATCGCCACCGTTTACCAGGACCTCGCGCTGTGCGACAACCTCGACGTGGTCGGCAACCTCTTCCTGGGCCGGGAGACGGTCCGGGCCGGCCTGCTGGACGAGGTCGAGATGGAGCGCCGCACCCTGGAGCTGCTCGACACCCTCTCCATCCGGATGCCCAGTGTGCGGATGCCGGTGGCGTCACTGTCCGGCGGCCAGCGGCAGACCGTGGCGATCGCCCGCTCGATGCTCGGCGAACCCCGGCTGGTGCTGCTGGACGAGCCCACCGCGTCCCTGGGCATCGAGCAGACCGCGCAGGTCCTCGACCTCGTCGACCAGCTGCGCGAACGGGGGCTCGGGGTGCTGCTGATCAGTCACAACATGGGGGACGTCAAGGCCGTCGCGGACTGGACCGCGGTGCTGCGCCTCGGCCGCAACAACGGGTTCTTCGACGTCATGACCACCTCCCACGAACAGATCATCTCCTCCATCACGGGCGCCACCGACAACGCGGTGACCCGCCGCGCGGCGCCGGGCTGGGAGGTGGACAGGTGA
- a CDS encoding universal stress protein, giving the protein MERPLVVGVDGSDSALRALDWAVDEAALHGLGLRVVHASTWERYEGPAAAGDQEDTGERGLAEGIVGAAVERARCRNPALRVDAEVLADDAVSALLREGNLASLLVLGSHGHRELTGLLLGSVGPAVAARARCPVVVVRGDAAGLAGEHRCVLLAVGEPGESAEAVRFAFREAAARGCMLKAVRAWHGPAHERTGPSAGVADSYHERRATELIDRALDEVAAAHPAVRVRRTAVAGPAHKVLVHRAAAADLLVIGSGRHHGYFGLPLGRLAHSALCHAACPVAVVPQRDQGAPDG; this is encoded by the coding sequence ATGGAACGGCCCCTGGTCGTGGGCGTCGACGGCTCGGACTCCGCCCTCCGGGCACTCGACTGGGCGGTGGACGAGGCGGCGCTGCACGGGCTCGGGCTGCGGGTGGTGCACGCCAGCACCTGGGAGCGGTACGAGGGGCCGGCAGCCGCCGGGGACCAGGAGGACACCGGGGAGCGGGGGCTCGCGGAGGGCATCGTCGGCGCCGCCGTGGAACGGGCCCGGTGCCGCAACCCGGCCCTCCGGGTCGACGCCGAGGTCCTGGCGGACGACGCGGTCAGCGCCCTGCTGCGGGAGGGCAACCTCGCCTCCCTGCTGGTCCTGGGCTCCCACGGGCACCGCGAACTCACCGGCCTGCTGCTGGGCTCGGTCGGCCCGGCGGTGGCGGCCCGGGCCCGGTGCCCGGTCGTCGTGGTGCGGGGCGACGCGGCCGGCCTCGCGGGGGAGCACCGCTGCGTCCTCCTCGCGGTGGGCGAGCCGGGGGAGAGCGCGGAGGCGGTGCGCTTCGCCTTCCGGGAAGCGGCCGCCCGGGGATGCATGCTGAAGGCGGTACGGGCCTGGCACGGCCCCGCCCACGAGCGGACCGGCCCGTCCGCCGGGGTGGCCGACAGCTACCACGAGCGGCGGGCGACCGAGCTGATCGACCGGGCGCTGGACGAGGTGGCCGCGGCGCATCCGGCGGTGCGGGTCCGCCGCACCGCCGTGGCGGGGCCGGCGCACAAGGTGCTGGTGCACCGCGCCGCCGCCGCGGACCTGCTGGTCATCGGCTCGGGCCGGCACCACGGCTATTTCGGGCTGCCGCTCGGCCGGCTGGCGCACTCCGCCCTGTGCCACGCCGCCTGCCCCGTGGCGGTCGTCCCGCAGCGCGATCAGGGCGCCCCCGACGGGTAG
- a CDS encoding DUF1876 domain-containing protein → MANTVEWPLRLSLVEEDGTTTARVVLRTRNATFTGHGTARRSPEDPDVPEIGDEIAAGRAMRDLAGQLLRTADDELEGVGAAPPRRERRVAYGWTSEPA, encoded by the coding sequence ATGGCGAACACAGTCGAGTGGCCCCTGCGTCTCTCCCTCGTCGAGGAGGACGGGACGACGACGGCACGGGTCGTGCTCCGCACCCGGAACGCCACCTTCACCGGGCACGGCACGGCGCGGCGCAGCCCCGAGGACCCCGACGTACCGGAGATCGGGGACGAGATCGCCGCCGGGCGCGCGATGCGGGACCTGGCCGGGCAGCTGCTGCGGACCGCGGACGACGAACTGGAGGGCGTCGGTGCCGCACCACCCCGTCGTGAGCGGCGGGTCGCGTACGGCTGGACGAGCGAGCCGGCCTGA
- a CDS encoding glycoside hydrolase family 65 protein: protein MPTAGTRAWTWTYEGYDANAERLRETLCALGNGYFVTRGAACEVLSGPAHYPGTYAAGCYNRLTSTVAGRAVENEDMVNLPNWLPLRYRILPSDAGPGPWLHPGHAHLTAHRQTLDLRHGTLSRSSVYEDEDGRRLTVEQRRLVHMSEPHLALQRTSFTAEGWAGEVEVESCLDGAVRNTGVARYRGLADQHLRGWETGAEGADTVWLSCRTVDSDIRIALAERIRATPGRGVTPRPRLTVLRAAHALTLPLAPGATAVVDKTVALYTSRDPAIESPRHAAVDCVVQAAHFRQLLASHRRAWENLWRQAKLEVPGDAGRILRLHLFHVLQTLSPHTAELDVGVPARGLHGEAYRGHVFWDELFVLPFLNLHLPQVSRALLTYRYRRLPAACHAAAQAGRAGAMYPWQSAGDGREETQELHLNPRSGRWLPDFSRLQHHVGSAIAYNVWQYGQASGDTEFLHTRGAEMLLQIARFWASAALWDPVLGRYRIRGVVGPDEYHDGYPGAAEPGVDDNAYTNVTAAWVLVRALELCHTLPEAHRRQLYERIELTPDEPERWEDVSRLLHVPYHQGVISQFAGYQDLAELDWDGYRQRYGDIRRLDRILEAEGDTVNHYQASKQADVLMLGYLFSPAELATVFRRLGCPLDDDIWRDTVDYYLRRTSHGSTLSALVHAWVLARVHRPDAWTYCEEALTGDVADVQGGTTAEGIHLGAMAGTLDLVQRGLTGLETRDRTLWLDPAPLPQLSKFAVRIRFRQHWDIDLRIHAEQVRIAVPESENAAVRVRLRERSFGIAPGTTRRLDLPDP, encoded by the coding sequence ATGCCGACCGCCGGCACCCGCGCCTGGACCTGGACGTACGAGGGGTACGACGCGAACGCGGAACGGCTGCGCGAGACGCTCTGCGCCCTGGGCAACGGCTACTTCGTCACCCGCGGCGCGGCCTGCGAGGTGCTCTCCGGGCCGGCGCACTACCCGGGCACCTACGCGGCGGGCTGCTACAACCGGCTCACCTCCACGGTGGCGGGCCGCGCCGTCGAGAACGAGGACATGGTCAACCTGCCCAACTGGCTGCCGCTGCGGTACCGGATCCTGCCCAGCGACGCGGGGCCGGGGCCCTGGCTGCACCCCGGGCACGCCCATCTGACGGCGCACCGGCAGACCCTGGACCTGCGGCACGGCACCCTGAGCCGGTCGTCGGTCTACGAGGACGAGGACGGCCGGCGGCTGACCGTGGAGCAGCGCCGCCTGGTGCACATGAGCGAGCCCCATCTGGCCCTGCAGCGCACGTCGTTCACGGCCGAGGGGTGGGCGGGTGAGGTGGAGGTCGAGTCGTGCCTCGACGGCGCGGTCCGCAACACCGGCGTCGCGCGGTACCGCGGTCTGGCCGATCAGCATCTGCGGGGGTGGGAGACCGGCGCGGAGGGGGCCGACACGGTGTGGCTGAGCTGCCGGACCGTCGATTCGGACATCCGGATCGCGCTGGCCGAGCGGATCCGGGCCACCCCCGGGCGGGGGGTGACGCCCCGGCCCCGGCTGACCGTGCTCCGGGCCGCTCACGCGCTGACGCTGCCGCTCGCGCCGGGGGCGACGGCGGTGGTCGACAAGACGGTGGCCCTGTACACCTCCCGTGACCCGGCGATCGAGAGCCCCCGGCACGCGGCGGTGGACTGCGTGGTGCAGGCCGCGCACTTCCGTCAGCTGCTCGCCTCGCACCGGCGGGCCTGGGAGAACCTGTGGCGGCAGGCGAAGCTGGAGGTGCCCGGGGACGCCGGGCGGATCCTGCGGCTGCACCTCTTCCACGTGCTGCAGACGCTCTCGCCGCACACCGCGGAGCTCGACGTCGGGGTGCCGGCGCGGGGCCTGCACGGGGAGGCGTACCGCGGGCACGTGTTCTGGGACGAGCTGTTCGTGCTGCCGTTCCTGAACCTGCACCTGCCGCAGGTCTCGCGGGCGCTGCTCACCTACCGCTACCGGCGGCTGCCGGCCGCCTGCCACGCGGCGGCGCAGGCGGGCCGGGCGGGCGCGATGTACCCGTGGCAGAGCGCCGGCGACGGCCGTGAGGAGACCCAGGAGCTCCATCTCAATCCCCGCTCCGGCCGCTGGCTGCCCGATTTCTCGCGGCTGCAGCACCACGTCGGCTCGGCGATCGCCTACAACGTCTGGCAGTACGGACAGGCCAGCGGCGACACGGAGTTCCTGCACACCAGGGGCGCCGAGATGCTGCTGCAGATCGCGCGGTTCTGGGCGTCCGCCGCGCTCTGGGACCCCGTCCTCGGCCGGTACCGCATCCGCGGGGTGGTCGGCCCCGACGAGTACCACGACGGCTACCCGGGGGCGGCGGAACCCGGCGTGGACGACAACGCGTACACCAACGTCACGGCGGCCTGGGTGCTGGTGCGCGCGCTGGAACTGTGCCACACCCTTCCCGAGGCCCATCGGCGGCAGCTCTACGAGCGGATCGAGCTGACCCCCGACGAGCCGGAGCGCTGGGAGGACGTCTCCCGTCTGCTGCACGTTCCCTACCACCAGGGTGTGATCAGCCAGTTCGCGGGCTACCAGGACCTGGCCGAGCTCGACTGGGACGGCTACCGGCAGCGCTACGGCGACATCCGGCGGCTGGACCGGATCCTGGAGGCCGAGGGTGACACCGTCAATCACTACCAGGCTTCCAAGCAGGCCGATGTGCTGATGCTCGGCTATCTCTTCTCACCGGCGGAACTCGCCACGGTCTTCCGCCGGCTGGGCTGTCCGCTCGACGACGACATCTGGCGCGACACCGTCGACTACTACCTGCGCCGCACCAGCCACGGCTCCACCCTCAGCGCCCTGGTCCACGCCTGGGTCCTGGCCCGGGTCCACCGGCCCGACGCCTGGACGTACTGCGAGGAGGCGCTGACCGGCGATGTCGCGGACGTCCAGGGCGGCACCACCGCGGAGGGCATCCACCTCGGCGCGATGGCCGGCACCCTGGACCTGGTCCAGCGGGGCCTGACCGGTCTGGAGACCCGCGACCGGACCCTGTGGCTGGACCCGGCACCGCTCCCCCAGCTGTCGAAGTTCGCCGTGCGCATCCGCTTCCGCCAGCACTGGGACATCGACCTGCGCATCCACGCCGAGCAGGTGCGGATCGCGGTGCCGGAGTCGGAGAACGCGGCGGTGCGGGTGCGGCTGCGGGAGCGGTCGTTCGGCATCGCACCGGGTACGACCCGGCGGCTCGATCTGCCGGACCCCTGA
- a CDS encoding permease, whose translation MSAVAHALSLAGSMTWEITWALILGFALSAVVQAVVRRSAVVGALGDDRPRTLALAAGLGAASSSCSYAAVALARSLFVKGAHFTAAMAFEIASTNLVVELGIILALLMGWQFTAAEFTGGPLMIVALAVLFRLFLREGLLRRARAQAGRGLAGAMEGHAAMDMSVPGGGSFVRRLCSGAGFTATARVFVMEWAAIIKDLVVGLLIAGAVAAWVPDSFWRAFFFDGHPLAAKLWGPLVGPLVAIVSFVCSIGNVPLAVVLWKGGISFGGVIAFLFADLLILPILNIYRKYYGARTARFLLVTFWAAIVAASYAVEFAFGALGLVPDRSAARLPMAGVSWNYTTWLNIGFLLLAAALVVRFLRTGGREMFRGMGGAPDGTPPG comes from the coding sequence ATGTCCGCCGTCGCGCACGCGCTGTCCCTCGCGGGATCGATGACCTGGGAGATCACCTGGGCGCTGATCCTCGGCTTCGCGCTGTCCGCGGTCGTCCAGGCCGTGGTGCGCCGGTCCGCCGTGGTCGGCGCGCTCGGCGACGACCGGCCGCGGACCCTGGCGCTGGCCGCCGGGCTGGGAGCGGCGTCCTCCTCCTGCTCGTACGCGGCGGTGGCGCTGGCGCGCTCGCTGTTCGTGAAGGGGGCGCACTTCACCGCGGCGATGGCCTTCGAGATCGCCTCCACGAACCTGGTGGTCGAACTCGGCATCATCCTGGCGCTGTTGATGGGCTGGCAGTTCACCGCCGCCGAGTTCACCGGCGGTCCGCTGATGATCGTGGCGCTGGCCGTGCTGTTCCGGCTGTTCCTGCGCGAGGGGCTGCTGCGCCGGGCCCGCGCACAGGCCGGCCGGGGCCTGGCGGGCGCCATGGAAGGGCATGCCGCGATGGACATGTCGGTGCCGGGCGGGGGGTCCTTCGTCCGGCGGCTGTGCTCCGGCGCGGGCTTCACCGCGACCGCCCGGGTCTTCGTCATGGAGTGGGCGGCGATCATCAAGGACCTGGTGGTCGGTCTGCTGATCGCCGGGGCCGTCGCGGCCTGGGTGCCGGACAGCTTCTGGCGGGCCTTCTTCTTCGACGGGCACCCGCTGGCGGCGAAGCTGTGGGGACCGCTGGTCGGCCCGCTGGTGGCGATCGTCTCGTTCGTCTGCTCCATCGGCAACGTGCCGCTGGCGGTCGTCCTGTGGAAGGGCGGCATCAGCTTCGGCGGGGTGATCGCCTTCCTCTTCGCCGACCTGCTGATCCTGCCGATCCTGAACATCTACCGGAAGTACTACGGGGCGCGGACCGCCCGCTTCCTGCTGGTCACGTTCTGGGCCGCGATCGTCGCGGCGAGCTACGCGGTGGAGTTCGCCTTCGGCGCCCTGGGCCTGGTGCCCGACCGCTCCGCCGCGCGCCTCCCCATGGCGGGCGTCTCCTGGAACTACACCACCTGGCTCAACATCGGCTTCCTCCTGCTGGCCGCCGCCTTGGTGGTGCGGTTCCTGCGCACCGGCGGCCGGGAGATGTTCCGCGGGATGGGCGGCGCACCCGACGGCACCCCGCCGGGGTGA
- a CDS encoding HAD family hydrolase translates to MTGVPSLAGCLHSIGAVVLDTDGVITDSARVHAAAWKDAFDPALAAAGGQRPFDPVQDYLRHVDGRARLDGAAAFLAARGLDLPLGEEGDPPGTDTVHAVAARKDELFTARLEAGGVTVWPGTVRLLRVLRQERMPRAAVSASRHATALLAAAGVLPLLDAVVDGNAARRLRLPGKPDPALFEEAARRLGVPPRDTAVVEDALAGVEAGRRGGFGLVVGVDRTAGRAAAAALRRRGADVVVADPGELLTAGED, encoded by the coding sequence ATGACCGGTGTGCCGTCCCTGGCCGGGTGCCTGCACTCGATCGGGGCCGTGGTCCTCGACACGGACGGAGTCATCACCGACTCCGCCCGCGTCCATGCCGCGGCCTGGAAGGACGCCTTCGACCCCGCGCTGGCGGCCGCGGGCGGGCAGCGCCCGTTCGACCCGGTGCAGGACTACCTGCGGCACGTCGACGGCCGCGCGCGGCTGGACGGCGCGGCGGCGTTCCTGGCCGCCCGGGGCCTGGACCTGCCGCTGGGCGAGGAGGGCGACCCGCCGGGCACGGACACCGTGCACGCCGTCGCGGCACGTAAGGACGAGCTGTTCACCGCGCGTCTGGAGGCCGGCGGCGTCACGGTCTGGCCCGGGACCGTCCGGCTGCTGCGGGTGCTGCGGCAGGAGCGGATGCCGCGCGCCGCCGTGTCGGCGTCCCGGCACGCCACCGCGCTGCTGGCCGCGGCGGGGGTGCTGCCGCTGCTGGACGCGGTGGTGGACGGCAACGCGGCCCGCCGGCTGCGGCTGCCGGGCAAGCCGGACCCGGCGCTCTTCGAGGAGGCGGCCCGCCGGCTGGGTGTCCCGCCCCGGGACACCGCTGTCGTGGAGGACGCACTCGCCGGCGTCGAGGCGGGGCGGCGCGGTGGCTTCGGCCTGGTGGTCGGCGTGGACCGGACGGCGGGACGGGCCGCGGCCGCCGCGCTGCGCCGCCGTGGCGCCGACGTGGTGGTGGCCGACCCGGGCGAGCTGCTGACGGCCGGGGAGGACTGA
- a CDS encoding nicotinate phosphoribosyltransferase has product MSDATLTDLYEVTMALSYLREGMERPATFSCFVRELPPQRGFLVAAGTEAVLDHLAGFRVGREDIEVFAEVLRRPVRDLAPLLDLRFTGEVRAVPEGRVVLAHEPLVEVTAPLPQAQLVETFVLNQLSHQTAVASKCARCVLAARGHPVVDFSLRRTHGTAAAHQVARLGAMAGFAGTSNVAAAYAEDLPAIGTMAHSYIEAFEDEEAAFTAFARCHPGPVTFLVDTYDTPSGVAAAARVLTALGRGDGSAIRLDSGDLAQLARHARAMLDNAGLPQVRIVASGGLDEYAVHDLVASGAPIDIYAVGTRVGVSADAPALDSAYKLVAYDGRPVMKLSAAKVTAPGAKQVFRRPGLLDVLGLADEPPPEGSTPLLEPMMRAGERRAPRPRPEDARRRLAAELAELPAAARRIRAPQPVRARVSHRLSVLTERVRRRTEREVLAPYA; this is encoded by the coding sequence ATGTCGGATGCCACGCTCACCGACCTGTACGAGGTGACGATGGCCCTGTCGTACCTCCGCGAGGGGATGGAACGGCCGGCGACCTTCAGCTGCTTCGTACGGGAACTGCCGCCGCAGCGGGGGTTCCTGGTGGCCGCCGGCACCGAGGCGGTCCTCGACCACCTCGCCGGTTTCCGCGTCGGCCGCGAGGACATCGAGGTGTTCGCGGAGGTGCTGCGGCGGCCGGTGCGGGACCTGGCGCCGCTGCTGGACCTGCGCTTCACCGGCGAGGTACGGGCGGTGCCGGAGGGCCGGGTGGTGCTGGCCCACGAGCCGCTGGTGGAGGTCACCGCCCCGCTGCCGCAGGCGCAGCTCGTCGAGACGTTCGTGCTCAACCAGCTGAGCCACCAGACCGCGGTCGCCTCCAAGTGCGCCCGCTGCGTGCTCGCCGCACGGGGGCACCCGGTGGTGGACTTCTCGCTGCGGCGCACCCACGGGACCGCGGCCGCCCACCAGGTGGCCCGGCTGGGCGCGATGGCCGGTTTCGCCGGCACCAGCAACGTCGCCGCGGCGTACGCGGAGGACCTGCCGGCGATCGGCACGATGGCGCACTCGTACATCGAGGCGTTCGAGGACGAGGAGGCGGCGTTCACCGCGTTCGCGCGCTGCCACCCCGGCCCGGTGACCTTCCTGGTGGACACCTACGACACCCCCTCCGGAGTCGCCGCGGCGGCCCGGGTGCTGACCGCGCTGGGCCGCGGGGACGGCTCCGCGATCCGCCTGGACAGCGGCGACCTGGCCCAACTGGCCCGCCACGCACGGGCGATGCTCGACAACGCGGGCCTGCCGCAGGTGCGCATCGTCGCCAGCGGCGGGCTGGACGAGTACGCCGTGCACGACCTGGTGGCCTCGGGCGCGCCGATCGACATCTACGCGGTGGGCACCCGGGTCGGGGTGAGCGCCGACGCCCCGGCGCTGGACTCGGCGTACAAGCTGGTGGCGTACGACGGCCGGCCGGTGATGAAGCTGTCGGCGGCGAAGGTGACCGCACCGGGCGCCAAGCAGGTCTTCCGCCGGCCCGGCCTCCTCGATGTGCTCGGCCTGGCCGACGAGCCGCCGCCGGAGGGCAGCACCCCGCTGCTGGAGCCGATGATGCGCGCGGGCGAGCGCCGCGCGCCGCGGCCCCGGCCGGAGGACGCCCGGCGCCGGCTGGCGGCGGAGCTGGCCGAGCTGCCCGCGGCGGCCCGGCGCATCCGGGCGCCGCAGCCGGTACGGGCACGGGTGTCGCACCGGCTGTCCGTGCTGACGGAGCGGGTACGGCGGCGGACCGAGCGCGAGGTGCTGGCACCGTACGCCTGA
- a CDS encoding universal stress protein, whose amino-acid sequence MKDVVTAGVDGTPEAHSAVLWAAQEAWLRQARLQLLHAWVLLADEPEPRGPEEGDRNYWPHRMMEEARDAVRGHYPDLPVDTDLVPKDPFEALKEAAGESDLLVLGSRNVGAMTRYVLGELGLKLVAHTDTPTVLVRAQQGAPPTGHNGDVVVGVALHEPCEALLAFAFESAARRGVTLRAVHGRHLPAHAYNRGGGVEPYAAEEAKKLASDALEAALAPWREKYPDVPVDARVEMESPAPALLHDTTGAALLAVGRRRRHLLRMPRIGHVVQAVVHHAPCPVAVVPHE is encoded by the coding sequence ATGAAGGACGTCGTCACCGCCGGCGTGGACGGTACGCCGGAGGCGCACTCCGCCGTGCTGTGGGCGGCACAGGAGGCGTGGCTGCGGCAGGCGCGGTTGCAGTTGCTGCACGCCTGGGTGCTGCTCGCCGACGAGCCGGAGCCCCGTGGCCCCGAGGAGGGCGACCGGAACTACTGGCCGCACCGGATGATGGAGGAGGCGCGGGACGCCGTCCGCGGCCACTACCCGGACCTCCCGGTGGACACGGACCTGGTGCCCAAGGACCCGTTCGAAGCCCTCAAGGAGGCCGCCGGGGAGTCGGACCTGCTGGTCCTCGGCTCGCGCAACGTCGGGGCGATGACGCGCTACGTCCTCGGCGAACTCGGTCTGAAGCTGGTGGCGCACACCGACACCCCCACGGTCCTGGTCCGCGCGCAGCAGGGCGCCCCGCCCACCGGCCACAACGGTGACGTGGTGGTCGGGGTCGCGCTGCACGAGCCCTGCGAGGCGCTGCTCGCCTTCGCCTTCGAGAGCGCCGCGCGACGCGGGGTCACCCTGCGTGCCGTGCACGGCCGCCACCTACCCGCGCACGCGTACAACCGCGGCGGCGGCGTCGAGCCGTATGCCGCCGAGGAGGCGAAGAAGCTGGCCTCCGACGCGCTGGAAGCGGCGCTGGCGCCCTGGCGGGAGAAGTACCCGGACGTGCCGGTGGACGCGCGGGTGGAGATGGAGAGCCCGGCGCCCGCGCTGCTGCACGACACCACCGGCGCGGCCCTGCTGGCCGTCGGGCGCCGGCGCCGGCACCTGCTGCGGATGCCGCGGATCGGCCACGTCGTGCAGGCGGTGGTGCATCACGCTCCGTGCCCGGTGGCGGTGGTGCCGCACGAGTGA